Sequence from the Herbaspirillum sp. meg3 genome:
CCATCGGATTCATATCAGCCCCATTCCTTGTTGTGTCGGGATTGTGTTCGGATTGCGATCAGATTCATCATGCAGCAAGCTTAGCCACGGCAGCGTAAAGACGATCTAAAAAGAATGCAGATCCAGGTAAACAGAGCATAAAAATACGCTGCGCCGCCGCAAGTCGCGCGGAACTTGTCAGCCCTCGCCGCGTTTTGCTGTAGGAATCCACCGCTTCTTGGCGCGAACGTCGTCAGCACGCCGCAAGCCTGCAAAAACTGGGCATATACTCAGGCTGTCATTATTTTCGCCCAGCATTTGTATACCCCGACCAGGCCGGTCATCTCGTTTTGCAGGACATTGCAGGATATGAAGATGCAACAAAAAAAAATTAGAAACCTCATCGACCATTGCTCCGTCCCTCTGGGCCGGCTCATGCTTGTCATGCCTCTGTTGCTGGCCGGCTGCGGCTCACTGCCGCGCATCGTCCCAGATATGGACAGCCAGCCTGCCAAAGTCATCCAGATCAAGGGCGGACGCGGGATCCTGACACCTGAACAGAGCCAGGCCGCGCTCGACAAGCTCAAGAACAGCAAACAAGACAATCAGGACAATCTGATCTTGGAGAAACACCTCGCCGTCGAGGAAGCCATCACCGGTTCGCCGCTGGTCGCGGGAAACAAGGTCACGCTGCTGATCGACGGCCCCGCTACCTACGCATCCATGTTTGCCGCCATCCGCGAGGCGCGCGATCACATCAACATGGAAACCTATATTTTTGAAAGCGACGATACCGGCAAACAATTTTCCGATCTGCTGATCGACCGCCAAAAACATGGCGTTCAGGTCAACCTGATGTATGACAGCGTCGGCACGCTCAGTACGCCGCGCGAGTTTTTTCAGCCGCTGATTGACGCCGGGGTACAAGTGCTGGAATTCAATCCCGTCAATCCGGCACAAGCGCGCAAAGGCTGGGAAGTCAATCAGCGCGATCACCGCAAGCTGCTGATCGTCGACGGCAAGACAGCCTTCGTCGGTGGCATCAACATCAGCAGCGTCTATTCCAGTGGTTCTTTCCGCAAACGCAAGCCGAAAGAAGACGACGAGGCCAACAAAGTGCCATGGCGCGATACGCAGGTGCGCATGGATGGGCCTGTCGTCGCCGAGTTTCAGAAGCTGTTCATCGATACATGGGAAAAACAACACGGCCCTCAACTGGCGGCGAAAAACTATTATCCCAAGATCGCCAATCAAGGTAATGACATCGTGCGCGGCATCGGCAGCTCGCCGGACGATCCGTACAGCGTGATCTACGCGACCTTCATCTCGGCTATCCAGCATGCCGAGTCCAAGGTCTATCTGACCAACGCTTACTTCATTCCCGATCCGCAACTGCGCGATGCCTTGAAGGACGCGGTGAAACGCGGTGTCGACGTGCGCCTGGTATTGCCGAGCAAGAGTGATTCGGCGCTGGTGCTGTATGCCTCGCGCTCGTTCTATACCGAACTGCTGGAAGGCGGCATCAAGATCTACGAGCGCCAGGATGCGCTATTGCATTCCAAGACAGCAATGATCGATGGTGTCTGGTCGACCATCGGCTCCACCAATCTCGACTGGCGCAGCTTCATTTATAACCAGGAAATCAATGCCGTCATTCTGGGGCCGCAGTTCAGCGCGCAGATGCAGGCCATGTTTGACCGTGACATCGCCGCATCGAAAGAGATCACACTCGAAGCATGGAAAGACCGCCCAATCAGCGACCGCATGAAAGAATTCGGCGCGGGTCTGTGGGCGCGCTGGCTGTAACGGCTGACATATCATCCGGCGCATCCAATTTCATCACCTCACCTCGCAGCCGACGCAACAAGGAATAATGCATGTATCGTTTTCAACACCGACTATCGCCGAACTCTTTTTCACGCTGCATCGCTGTATCGATGACAGTACTGCTGGCGCTGTGGCTGGCATTGTCCTGCGTGCGCGCCGTGGCGGCCGATGCACCTTCCGGCGCGGCCGCCCTGCAGGAAAAATATCAATCGCTGCAACCGCAACTCGCGCATAACCAGTTCTCCCGGCCGATCTCGCTCAACTCAACCGAAAGCTCCTCGGCCATCAAAGGTGATATCTATGCGTTGGTGGACTACCCTTTCGCGCAAGTACATGGTTCCCTGACTTCACCGGCACAGTGGTGCGACGTCCTGATCCTGCACCTCAATACCAAGTACTGCCGTGCCGGTCCTGGACAAAAACCTGCCACAATCAGCATGCGCGTCGGCAAGAAGAACAGCCAGGAGCTGGACGACGCCTATCGGCTCGATTTCGCCTACCGGGTCAACACCAGCAGCGATGACTATTTTGACATTCGCCTGAATGCCGACAAAGGCCCGCTGGATACACGGGACTATCGTATCCAGCTCGAAGCGATTCCCACCGCCGACGGCCGCAGTTTCATTCATCTGATGTATTCCTATTCTTACGGTTTCGCCAGCCGCGTCGCCTTGCGCGCCTATCTGGCGACCGCAGGCAGCGACAAGGTCGGCTTCACCGTGGTAGACA
This genomic interval carries:
- the cls gene encoding cardiolipin synthase, with protein sequence MLVMPLLLAGCGSLPRIVPDMDSQPAKVIQIKGGRGILTPEQSQAALDKLKNSKQDNQDNLILEKHLAVEEAITGSPLVAGNKVTLLIDGPATYASMFAAIREARDHINMETYIFESDDTGKQFSDLLIDRQKHGVQVNLMYDSVGTLSTPREFFQPLIDAGVQVLEFNPVNPAQARKGWEVNQRDHRKLLIVDGKTAFVGGINISSVYSSGSFRKRKPKEDDEANKVPWRDTQVRMDGPVVAEFQKLFIDTWEKQHGPQLAAKNYYPKIANQGNDIVRGIGSSPDDPYSVIYATFISAIQHAESKVYLTNAYFIPDPQLRDALKDAVKRGVDVRLVLPSKSDSALVLYASRSFYTELLEGGIKIYERQDALLHSKTAMIDGVWSTIGSTNLDWRSFIYNQEINAVILGPQFSAQMQAMFDRDIAASKEITLEAWKDRPISDRMKEFGAGLWARWL